A single window of Fervidicoccus fontis Kam940 DNA harbors:
- a CDS encoding HAD-IB family phosphatase has protein sequence MNKVKLVAFDVDGVFLENRNSWDTVSSFLGTEKNIQNYQLFISGKISYYEWMYLDTLSWIRGSKKGYVSKEDLERAFQSIKVKVEVVDLAKRLRQSGKKIVLLSGGIDVFVRKVALMIGEDVTWFANILIFDSNGRLVPGGIPLVPAGKKGEILRRIREKLNIIKKETAFIGDSAWDKEGFTESGLSILYNGIKEELSEMKVCAVAENVEEVEKIINLYEAGEILCEDF, from the coding sequence ATGAATAAGGTCAAGCTGGTCGCCTTCGATGTAGACGGCGTCTTTTTAGAAAACAGAAACAGCTGGGATACCGTGAGCTCTTTTCTAGGTACCGAAAAAAATATACAGAATTATCAGCTTTTCATCAGCGGAAAAATTAGCTACTATGAGTGGATGTACTTAGATACGCTATCTTGGATAAGGGGCTCAAAAAAAGGCTATGTTAGCAAAGAGGATCTAGAGAGAGCTTTTCAAAGCATAAAGGTTAAAGTAGAAGTTGTAGATCTTGCTAAAAGGCTCAGGCAAAGTGGAAAAAAGATCGTACTTCTCAGCGGAGGAATAGATGTATTTGTCAGAAAGGTTGCCTTAATGATAGGAGAAGATGTTACTTGGTTTGCAAACATTCTAATTTTCGATTCAAATGGAAGGTTAGTCCCTGGCGGGATCCCTTTAGTGCCTGCCGGCAAAAAAGGAGAAATTCTCAGGAGGATCAGGGAAAAGCTGAATATTATTAAGAAAGAGACAGCTTTCATAGGAGACAGTGCTTGGGATAAGGAAGGGTTTACTGAATCTGGATTGAGCATTCTATACAACGGTATAAAAGAGGAGCTTTCTGAGATGAAGGTCTGTGCAGTAGCTGAAAATGTGGAAGAAGTTGAAAAAATAATTAATTTATATGAAGCAGGGGAAATTTTGTGCGAGGATTTCTAA
- a CDS encoding MgtC/SapB family protein: MLSFSINSSDVDMLATLIISFLEGGLLGLERYKVGMEKQDKIESEELPGVRTYGLMSILGTILALLNSDKISVSPFANEVLTVSGAIFVTILMVSYIYFRLYRLKIAGLTSYFVFFLTFIIGFLTGYGYYILSMSLTFLIAGILAFKRAITASLEKLSYDELTAGLELGMIIFILGPFVYATNYEIYGLNLQGVYIFFTLILAISYISYMAYKLKGEKSLLAVSLLGGLINSEATLMNILKIGVKGKKLAKLSSINNSGMVIRTALTVLIGAYPFLISDGYEIFARYIISGVLLSIMILYLTYTLSGREKKAEENGEKVLYLASPLEVKIATRGVILYILIFVLVKVSNYYLGSYALFITSFIGGFASSIATVLSLLSLGSTVSIKIISSASLLSMGAAMLNKIIYAKITTDDKDALKEVLVSSIPSGIALIILSLIFIYF, from the coding sequence ATGCTCAGCTTCAGCATTAATTCAAGCGATGTTGATATGCTTGCCACCCTCATTATTTCATTTTTAGAAGGAGGTCTCTTAGGACTAGAAAGGTATAAAGTTGGAATGGAGAAGCAGGATAAAATTGAAAGTGAAGAGCTACCTGGAGTAAGGACATATGGACTAATGAGCATATTAGGAACTATACTTGCCTTGCTTAATTCTGACAAGATCTCCGTAAGCCCTTTTGCAAATGAGGTTTTAACCGTTTCTGGCGCTATTTTCGTCACGATCTTGATGGTATCTTACATATACTTCAGGCTCTACAGACTGAAAATAGCGGGATTGACTTCATATTTCGTCTTCTTCCTAACATTCATCATAGGATTTCTCACTGGCTATGGATACTATATTCTTTCTATGAGCTTAACCTTTCTCATAGCAGGAATTTTGGCGTTTAAGAGAGCAATAACCGCCTCTCTGGAAAAGCTTTCGTATGATGAACTCACTGCGGGTCTTGAGCTTGGGATGATTATCTTCATACTTGGTCCTTTCGTTTATGCGACAAACTATGAAATTTATGGTCTAAACCTTCAAGGAGTGTACATTTTCTTTACGCTTATTTTAGCAATCTCTTACATAAGCTATATGGCTTATAAGCTTAAAGGAGAGAAGAGCCTTCTTGCCGTTTCACTACTTGGTGGACTTATCAATAGTGAAGCAACGCTAATGAATATATTAAAAATTGGGGTAAAAGGAAAAAAATTGGCAAAGCTTTCGTCTATTAATAACAGCGGAATGGTGATAAGGACTGCTCTCACAGTATTAATAGGTGCGTATCCATTCCTCATTTCTGATGGATACGAAATATTTGCAAGATACATAATCTCAGGTGTATTACTCTCAATTATGATTCTATACTTAACATATACTCTTTCTGGAAGGGAAAAGAAAGCTGAGGAAAATGGGGAAAAAGTACTGTATCTTGCAAGCCCGTTGGAAGTAAAAATTGCAACGAGAGGAGTCATTCTTTATATCTTAATTTTCGTTTTGGTTAAGGTATCAAACTACTATCTTGGAAGCTATGCCCTCTTTATAACATCATTCATAGGCGGCTTTGCAAGCTCCATCGCTACAGTTCTTTCTCTGCTTTCTCTAGGTTCTACTGTATCAATAAAAATAATATCGAGCGCGTCTCTATTATCAATGGGCGCAGCAATGCTGAATAAAATAATTTACGCAAAAATAACCACCGATGATAAAGATGCCCTTAAAGAGGTCCTGGTTTCATCTATACCGTCTGGCATAGCTCTTATAATCCTCTCACTCATATTCATCTATTTTTAA